In Cryptomeria japonica chromosome 10, Sugi_1.0, whole genome shotgun sequence, a genomic segment contains:
- the LOC131029423 gene encoding classical arabinogalactan protein 9 has product MGKLSAMLLCVVLVLGMMGYSIAQAPAGSPVASPKLSPVPSPAKKAASPSPSAAPAVSSTAPAPALSVTPTAAEAPGPSTVVTGSSGGSAMGSHNLAVFGAALIGGAALLL; this is encoded by the coding sequence atgggcAAACTCAGTGCAATGCTGCTGTGCGTTGTTTTGGTGTTGGGAATGATGGGATATTCCATTGCGCAGGCGCCAGCCGGTTCTCCGGTGGCCTCGCCCAAGCTGTCACCGGTTCCATCCCCCGCAAAAAAAGCGGCGTCGCCCTCGCCCTCAGCTGCTCCTGCGGTTTCCTCCACTGCCCCAGCGCCCGCATTATCCGTCACTCCCACCGCAGCCGAAGCACCGGGCCCATCCACCGTCGTCACCGGCTCATCCGGTGGCTCTGCTATGGGATCTCACAATCTGGCGGTCTTTGGCGCTGCTTTGATCGGAGGGGCCGCTTTGCTTCTATAA